A portion of the Pomacea canaliculata isolate SZHN2017 linkage group LG13, ASM307304v1, whole genome shotgun sequence genome contains these proteins:
- the LOC112554115 gene encoding importin-11-like, translated as MEVEAAEPIVLETLSHACSQDANVLKPAERKLQSWETQPGFYSVLSSIFCNYEVDANIRWLAVLYCKNGVDRYWRKTAPHAIADEEKACIKSRLISSFREPVPQIATQVAVLTSKIARLDCPQDWNALVPTLLQAVRCNDTLIQQRALLVLHHVTKTLASKRLAPDRKLFESLTNDIFSYVAHLWEAHLSQFLQLAAQHDDNMESALEQCRLVLKVLRKLLVHGFRDPQNSEDAMKFVAGLFTQLDALLDCRRSMWGNHQMLERCERVITTMTKVLLDLLEMHPISYVRFIQTTLQFVLTYNFTTKGLLYERFTVNCFNLMKGILFSDVYKPRKNNKEDCSPVTMEASKILREFFIFDTLSEVCRRLVSQYFLLSTDDLTSWEADPEGFCQEEGGDSYRYSLRPCTETLFLTIFKEFRLSLTPVLLGLVQANQGPCDPDDMEAVLKKDAVYNAVGLASFDLFDEIDYDSWFTSHLLRELQIKHPSYRVIRKRVVWLMGQWVGVKMSVSLRPALYEAILSLLHKDEDLAVRLEAAHTLKTAVDDFEFSTEQLLPYMDTLFSLLFNLLKEVRECDTKMHVLHVLSFVIERVGPGIRPYTAALVQYLPMLWQESTEHNMLRCAILTTLIHLVQGYGPESTQLYDFILPVIDISTDVKQDQHVYLLEDGLELWHTTLLNAPSSSPDLLKLFNNMPPLLQLGTENLRLCLKIMQSYILLGSRDFMQLYSNVMTSTLANLMTDLRTEGMMMVLRVMELVLKAFPTEGPHVFMSMLPSILQSVLEDEEHESCMLLAMHLALFARILLQNQEVLWSVIQHVSLKAGIDSWLLLGQLLDVWTDRMDIITQPERRKICGLALASLLTFNNSVITDRFGAIVNSIVQVLHDVCRGDESGGQADCLVISDTDSYSKEETDEDTPHDRRKRQLWRQDPVHTVSLQEYLVSQMNQCQQLHGQVNFTRLMGQVDSEVILQLKAFCQ; from the exons ATGGAGGTAGAGGCTGCAGAACCGATAGTTCTTGAAACTTTGTCTCATGCTTGTAGCCAAGATGCAAATGTCCTCAAACCAGCTGAACGGAAGCTTCAGAGCTGGGAAACTCAGCCtggtttttattctgttttatcg TCCATTTTCTGCAATTATGAGGTGGATGCAAATATTCGGTGGCTGGCAGTTTTGTACTGTAAGAATGGTGTGGACAGATATTGGAGAAAAACAGCCCCACA TGCCATAGCTGATGAAGAGAAGGCATGTATCAAATCACGTCTTATATCCAGTTTCAGAGAACCAGTTCCACAG atagCCACACAAGTTGCTGTTTTGACTTCAAAGATAGCTCGGCTAGATTGTCCTCAGGACTGGAATGCACTTGTGCCAACCTTGCTGCAGGCAGTACGCTGCAATGACACACTCATTCAACAGAGAGCATTGCTAGTTCTGCATCATGTCACCAAAACACTGGCATCCAAACGTCTAGCTCCAGatagaaaattatttgaaagt CTGACAAATGACATCTTTAGCTATGTTGCACATCTTTGGGAGGCACACTTGTCACAGTTTCTGCAGCTTGCTGCACAGCATGATGACAATATGGAGAGTGCACTAGAACAGTGTAGGCTGGTGTTGAAAG TGCTGCGGAAACTTCTGGTTCATGGGTTTCGAGATCCACAGAACAGTGAGGATGCTATGAAGTTTGTTGCTGGCCTGTTCACACAGCTAGATGCACTCCTTGACTGCA GGAGAAGCATGTGGGGAAACCACCAAATGCTGGAGAGGTGTGAGCGAGTCATCACCACCATGACAAAAGTG CTTCTAGATTTGCTGGAAATGCACCCTATCTCATACGTTCGCTTCATTCAGACAACTCTGCAATTTGTGTTGACATACAACTTCACAACCAAAG GGCTTTTGTATGAGCGCTTCACAGTTAACTGCTTCAACCTCATGAAGGGCATTTTGTTCAGTGATGTTTACAAgccaagaaaaaacaacaaag AGGACTGTAGCCCAGTGACCATGGAGGCCAGCAAGATTCTAAGGGAATTCTTCATTTTTGATACTTTGTCAGAAGTGTGTAGGCGCTTGGTGTCCCAATATTTTCTCCTGTCCACAGATGACCTTACAAGCTGGGAGGCTGACCCTGAGGGCTTCT GCCAAGAAGAAGGGGGAGACTCCTATCGTTATTCATTAAGA ccatGCACAGAGACACTGTTTCTGACAATCTTCAAGGAGTTTCGTCTATCCTTGACACCAGTATTACTGGGGCTTGTGCAGGCCAACCAGGGTCCCTGTGACCCAGATGACATGGAAGCTGTTTTGAAGAAGGATGCAG tctACAATGCCGTTGGTCTGGCCTCCTTTGACTTGTTTGATGAAATTGACTATGACTCATGGTTCACTTCGCACTTGTTACGGGAATTGCAGATCAAACATCCAAG CTATCGGGTGATCAGGAAAAGAGTAGTGTGGCTGATGGGCCAATGGGTGGGAGTTAAAATGTCAGTCAGCCTCCGTCCAGCTCTGTATGAGGCAATCTTGTCCTTACTGCACAAGGACGAGGACTTGGCTGTGCGACTGGAAGCAGCACATACTCTAAAGACTG CAGTCGATGATTTTGAATTCAGCACAGAGCAGCTTCTTCCT tATATGGACACACTCTTCTCTTTGCTGTTTAACCTACTGAAAGAGGTTCGAGAATGTGACACAAAG ATGCATGTCCTTCATGTCCTGTCATTTGTGATTGAGCGTGTTGGGCCGGGCATCCGGCCATACACAGCAGCCCTGGTGCAGTACTTGCCTATGCTGTGGCAGGAGTCCACGGAACACAACATGTTGCGGTGTGCCATCCTGACAACACTTATTCACCTTGTACAG GGCTATGGGCCAGAGTCAACACAACTGTACGACTTCATCCTGCCGGTGATTGACATCAGCACAGATGTCAAGCAGGACCAGCATGTGTACCTGCTGGAGGATGGACTGGAACTCTGGCACACTACACTTCTCAACGCTCCATCCTCATCCCCAGACCTACTTAAACTTTTTAACAACATGCCTCCATTACTGC AACTGGGAACAGAGAACCTACGCTTGTGTCTCAAGATCATGCAAAGCTACATTCTCCTAGGATCCAGAGACTTCATGCAG CTTTACTCAAATGTGATGACATCAACCCTGGCTAACCTAATGACTGACTTGCGGACAGAAGGCATGATGATGGTGTTGCGAGTCATGGAACTGGTCTTGAAGGCTTTCCCTACTGAGGGACCTCATGTCTTCATGTCTATGCTGCCATCCATCTTGCAGTCTGTTTTAGAGGATGAGGAG CATGAAAGCTGTATGCTGCTGGCTATGCATCTGGCCCTCTTCGCCCGCATCCTGCTTCAGAACCAGGAAGTCCTGTGGTCTGTCATACAGCATGTATCTCTCAAAGCTGGCATTGAT AGCTGGCTGCTTCTTGGTCAGCTTCTTGATGTTTGGACAGACCGGATGGACATCATCACACAGCCTGAGCGACGCAAGATCTGTGGCTTGGCACTTGCATCCCTTCTCACGTTCAATAACAG CGTGATAACGGACAGGTTTGGAGCGATCGTCAACTCTATAGTGCAAGTCCTGCATGACGTTTGCAGGGGAGACGAAAGTGGTGGCCAAGCAGA CTGCCTGGTGATTAGTGACACAGACAGCTACTCAAAGGAAGAAACTGATGAGGACACCCCCCATGACAGACGCAAGCGGCAGCTGTGGCGACAGGATCCTGTGCACACAGTTTCCCTGCAAGAATACCTGGTCTCCCAAATGAACCAGTGCCAGCAGCTCCATGGTCAGGTCAACTTCACCAGGCTGATGGGCCAAGTGGATTCTGAAGTCATCCTGCAATTGAAGGCATTTTGCCAGTGA
- the LOC112553738 gene encoding uncharacterized protein C1orf189 homolog isoform X2 has product MVSVHETSGRYERPPRIRDEYRKVLEKSIKEEEDQGEKIEWKQNLRAAWNDQSELKAGYKRFLATNKAIQAEVQQGGKAIVSVRRRALQKLFAQEEQQYQAELATLGKAFGKERL; this is encoded by the exons ATGGTATCGGTACATGAAACATCAGGAAGATACGAAAGACCACCAAGAATCAGAGATGAATATAGAAAAGTTCTAGAGAAATCGATCAAG gaaGAGGAAGACCaaggagagaaaat AGAGTGGAAACAGAACCTAAGGGCTGCATGGAATGATCAGAGTGAGTTAAAGGCTGGCTACAAGAGATTTCTTGcaacaaataaagcaatacagGCTGAAGTACAGCAGGGAGGCAAGGCTATAGTTTCG GTGCGGCGCCGGGCACTGCAGAAGTTGTTTGCACAGGAGGAACAACAGTATCAAGCAGAGCTGGCAACCCTTGGAAAGGCTTTCGGTAAAGAGCGACTATGA
- the LOC112553738 gene encoding uncharacterized protein C1orf189 homolog isoform X1, whose protein sequence is MVSVHETSGRYERPPRIRDEYRKVLEKSIKDDYMKEDLKYIIDEEWKQNLRAAWNDQSELKAGYKRFLATNKAIQAEVQQGGKAIVSVRRRALQKLFAQEEQQYQAELATLGKAFGKERL, encoded by the exons ATGGTATCGGTACATGAAACATCAGGAAGATACGAAAGACCACCAAGAATCAGAGATGAATATAGAAAAGTTCTAGAGAAATCGATCAAG gacgACTATATGAAAGAAGATCTGAAATACATAATAGATGA AGAGTGGAAACAGAACCTAAGGGCTGCATGGAATGATCAGAGTGAGTTAAAGGCTGGCTACAAGAGATTTCTTGcaacaaataaagcaatacagGCTGAAGTACAGCAGGGAGGCAAGGCTATAGTTTCG GTGCGGCGCCGGGCACTGCAGAAGTTGTTTGCACAGGAGGAACAACAGTATCAAGCAGAGCTGGCAACCCTTGGAAAGGCTTTCGGTAAAGAGCGACTATGA